A portion of the Saccharospirillaceae bacterium genome contains these proteins:
- the alr gene encoding alanine racemase has product MTRPTHALINWSNFRQNYQLAKSKAPGSAYAVIKADGYGHGMVRCARALGDADGFAVACVDEGLLLRQAGIKRPVLVLQGAYDADEWQIASAHNLQLVVHHAQQLVERELATLENPVDVWLKINSGMNRLGIRATEAEPLMALINDDDKLELTHVMTHFADADLAQPEAFSAAIEIMKAQDWSLPLSVSNSAATMTQLAAELEGDGSVSRPGIMLYGSSPLATQSAADLGLKCVMTLKSQVIHVHDVKAGEKVGYGGDWTAEKDSRIAVVAIGYGDGYPRQAPSGTPILVEGHRCSLVGRVSMDMITVDISEYADIQVGSEVELWGENIDVDEIARLCNTIAYELFCQLTPRVKRVAAEG; this is encoded by the coding sequence ATGACACGACCGACCCATGCGTTAATTAACTGGTCAAATTTTCGACAGAATTATCAGTTGGCCAAGAGTAAGGCGCCAGGCAGTGCGTACGCTGTTATTAAAGCCGACGGCTATGGTCATGGCATGGTTCGTTGCGCCCGGGCACTGGGTGATGCCGATGGGTTTGCTGTGGCCTGTGTGGATGAGGGATTACTACTGCGTCAGGCCGGCATCAAACGCCCGGTATTGGTGTTGCAGGGGGCTTACGATGCCGACGAATGGCAAATCGCCAGCGCCCATAATCTGCAGCTGGTTGTTCATCATGCACAGCAGCTGGTTGAACGTGAACTGGCGACTCTGGAAAACCCTGTCGATGTTTGGCTCAAGATCAATTCGGGTATGAATCGCTTGGGTATTCGCGCAACCGAAGCCGAACCTCTGATGGCGCTGATCAATGACGATGACAAGCTTGAGCTAACGCATGTGATGACTCACTTTGCGGATGCTGATTTGGCTCAGCCGGAGGCGTTTTCCGCCGCAATAGAGATCATGAAAGCCCAGGACTGGTCGCTGCCTCTGAGTGTTTCCAACAGCGCTGCGACTATGACCCAATTGGCCGCCGAACTTGAGGGCGATGGCTCGGTAAGCCGCCCCGGCATTATGTTGTACGGCTCGTCACCGCTGGCGACACAATCGGCTGCCGACCTGGGCCTGAAATGCGTTATGACGCTGAAGTCGCAGGTGATTCACGTACACGACGTAAAAGCCGGCGAAAAAGTGGGTTACGGTGGTGATTGGACTGCCGAAAAAGACAGCCGCATTGCCGTGGTCGCGATAGGTTATGGTGACGGTTACCCGCGCCAGGCACCTTCCGGTACGCCAATTCTGGTCGAAGGTCACCGTTGTTCGCTGGTGGGCCGGGTATCGATGGATATGATTACTGTCGATATTTCTGAATATGCAGATATTCAGGTCGGCAGTGAAGTGGAATTGTGGGGTGAAAACATCGATGTCGATGAAATCGCTCGTTTGTGTAACACCATTGCCTATGAATTATTTTGCCAGCTGACACCGAGAGTGAAGCGTGTTGCCGCCGAGGGGTAG
- a CDS encoding replication protein P, which yields MDKTPSMQVINRVTQQLKQASSDSKTPAGDSQPDATVEQKEAINQIFELFRFNYHNQFLKAFPDYDTMIMAKRLWSRLLVEYSGEVIMRAAEKAVKESRFLPSVHEVLERCDSAEILGLPNAYAAYIEACRAPSPKKDYRWSHPAVYFAGRASDWYFIANTAEERAFPVFKRNYEILLKRIQNGEELEMEIAKAIPQTIERPLDHKEQKQRLAALIESL from the coding sequence ATGGACAAAACACCCAGCATGCAGGTAATCAACCGGGTTACACAACAGCTGAAGCAAGCGTCCAGCGACTCAAAGACACCAGCTGGTGATAGCCAGCCGGACGCAACGGTTGAACAGAAAGAAGCCATTAATCAGATTTTTGAGTTATTCCGCTTCAACTACCACAACCAGTTTTTAAAGGCGTTTCCCGACTACGACACCATGATCATGGCCAAGCGCCTATGGTCGCGTTTACTGGTGGAATACAGCGGTGAAGTCATCATGCGCGCCGCAGAAAAAGCGGTAAAAGAAAGCCGTTTTCTGCCCAGCGTTCATGAAGTACTGGAGCGTTGCGACAGCGCTGAAATCCTCGGTTTGCCCAATGCCTATGCCGCATACATTGAAGCCTGCCGGGCGCCATCACCGAAAAAAGATTATCGCTGGAGCCACCCGGCAGTGTACTTTGCCGGACGGGCCAGCGACTGGTATTTCATTGCCAATACAGCCGAAGAGAGAGCCTTCCCGGTTTTTAAACGCAACTATGAAATTCTGTTAAAACGCATTCAGAACGGCGAGGAGCTGGAAATGGAGATTGCCAAAGCCATTCCACAAACCATTGAACGGCCGCTCGATCATAAGGAGCAAAAACAGCGCTTGGCGGCTCTGATCGAGTCGTTATAG
- a CDS encoding VCBS repeat-containing protein, producing the protein MLSKYFLSALLITSSVFSVSASAYWTTTLKNSQSASHFDDMYVYSQVLDQWQIEPGDHYVFGRFAPWSINTPLMLAIKPGKKFMITSLVTNHSQWWYHGSGTSLNGWHTRADDFYVSGDFTGNGYDELLLANPDGRYQTLQGDGSVGGNGPWVWTSLQYASNGDIDADDRLLAGDFDGDGIDELLLIKQNGWNHTIKFNTQTSNWDIISSASNGHLHWWRVGADDTYAVGDYDGDGRDELLAVNPNGWEHTMEFVNNQWRFQSGNSGQGRVAWWNIGQTDIYTTVKPQFLTNEQVIVTNPVNGWSHTMKYENNQWKFEAGNGGDGKIGQWRMSADDHYVTRQQGSRTFLMMFSTSGQWNVLQ; encoded by the coding sequence ATGTTATCAAAGTACTTTCTTTCAGCACTGCTTATTACCAGCAGTGTATTTTCAGTAAGCGCCTCGGCTTATTGGACAACAACCCTGAAAAACAGCCAATCTGCCTCTCATTTTGACGATATGTATGTGTATTCACAGGTATTGGATCAATGGCAGATTGAACCGGGTGACCATTATGTTTTTGGTCGTTTTGCTCCCTGGTCAATCAATACTCCGCTGATGCTGGCAATAAAACCCGGAAAAAAGTTTATGATCACAAGCCTGGTGACCAACCACAGTCAATGGTGGTATCACGGCTCCGGAACGTCGCTGAATGGCTGGCATACGCGGGCTGACGACTTTTATGTCAGTGGTGATTTTACCGGTAATGGCTACGACGAATTATTACTGGCCAATCCGGACGGGCGTTATCAAACGCTGCAGGGAGACGGTTCGGTAGGCGGCAATGGGCCATGGGTGTGGACCTCTCTGCAGTATGCTTCGAACGGCGATATTGATGCTGACGACCGTTTGCTGGCTGGTGATTTTGATGGCGACGGTATTGATGAATTATTACTGATAAAACAAAACGGCTGGAACCACACCATCAAATTTAATACCCAGACGTCTAACTGGGATATTATTTCGTCTGCTTCTAACGGACACTTACATTGGTGGCGGGTAGGTGCGGACGATACCTATGCCGTAGGAGACTATGATGGCGATGGTCGCGATGAATTACTGGCAGTCAATCCGAACGGTTGGGAACACACAATGGAGTTTGTTAACAATCAGTGGCGTTTTCAGTCGGGTAATAGTGGTCAGGGACGTGTGGCCTGGTGGAATATTGGTCAGACAGATATCTACACGACGGTTAAACCGCAGTTTCTGACGAATGAGCAAGTCATTGTCACCAATCCTGTGAACGGTTGGTCGCACACAATGAAGTATGAGAATAATCAATGGAAGTTTGAAGCGGGTAACGGTGGTGATGGAAAAATCGGCCAATGGCGAATGTCAGCAGACGACCATTATGTTACCCGCCAGCAGGGTTCCCGAACGTTTCTGATGATGTTTAGCACCTCAGGGCAGTGGAACGTGTTGCAATAG
- a CDS encoding DnaT-like ssDNA-binding domain-containing protein, which yields MPSHPLFTDKTIPLSATLAATIGLEEAVLLTVLNDAASIQGQSRAQLHNQALRNQLPFWDDVSIRRVLRSLIDKGLIQVQGDIFPDGEGLVYHFGQLQQSQPSAQTTFQSAAATHHNPGQVPTPHQPLNNQWQPSSDTLKRLEQHGINSAFAMSLLDGFILRGQEQGANRSDWNHRFFQHVKSQWVYAQNDAARQQQQIQQQKFGKHANPAAFQSQAGQPSRDRSAFNVQADEAKAIENNWHPSQDACQILQRAGIDPQFINDAVPEFVLYWAERGDAFKTWNSKFIQHVRQQWARYSASVEHSTVPTRIAENWQPDPDCFDILSMGHIDHQFAHSLVPEFVLYWRDSNQVHTSWNSRFLQYVKQQWAKRLAQTSNHPTNNPAGDQHGQNTQHAGNQPGYTTAEASVQRLKDTSW from the coding sequence ATGCCCAGCCACCCGCTGTTTACCGATAAAACCATCCCCTTGTCTGCCACACTGGCGGCCACTATTGGGCTGGAAGAAGCGGTGTTATTAACAGTACTCAACGATGCCGCCAGCATACAGGGGCAAAGCCGGGCACAGCTGCATAACCAAGCGTTACGTAATCAGCTGCCATTCTGGGACGATGTCTCGATTCGGCGGGTGTTACGCAGTCTGATCGATAAAGGTCTGATTCAGGTTCAGGGCGACATTTTCCCGGATGGCGAAGGGCTGGTGTATCACTTTGGTCAGCTGCAGCAATCGCAGCCTTCAGCCCAGACAACATTTCAATCTGCTGCAGCAACACACCACAACCCGGGACAAGTCCCGACACCTCATCAACCGCTGAATAATCAATGGCAACCCAGTTCAGACACGCTGAAGCGCCTGGAGCAACACGGCATCAACAGTGCATTTGCCATGTCGTTACTGGATGGCTTTATTCTGCGCGGTCAGGAACAAGGGGCCAATCGCAGCGACTGGAACCACCGCTTCTTCCAGCACGTAAAAAGTCAGTGGGTGTATGCCCAGAACGATGCCGCGCGCCAACAGCAGCAAATTCAGCAACAGAAGTTCGGAAAGCACGCCAACCCGGCAGCTTTTCAGTCACAGGCGGGCCAACCCTCGCGTGATCGCAGTGCGTTTAACGTTCAGGCGGATGAAGCCAAAGCGATCGAAAACAACTGGCACCCCAGCCAGGACGCCTGCCAGATTCTGCAACGTGCCGGTATTGATCCACAATTTATTAATGATGCCGTACCGGAATTTGTTCTCTACTGGGCCGAGCGTGGCGATGCGTTTAAAACCTGGAACAGCAAATTTATTCAGCACGTGCGTCAGCAATGGGCGCGCTACAGTGCGTCGGTAGAACACTCAACCGTACCAACCCGTATCGCGGAAAACTGGCAACCCGATCCGGATTGCTTTGATATCCTGTCGATGGGCCATATCGATCATCAGTTTGCCCACAGCCTGGTGCCGGAATTCGTCCTCTACTGGCGCGATTCCAATCAGGTACATACCAGCTGGAACAGCCGCTTCCTGCAATATGTGAAACAACAATGGGCCAAGCGTTTGGCACAAACCAGCAACCACCCAACCAACAACCCGGCGGGAGATCAACATGGACAAAACACCCAGCATGCAGGTAATCAACCGGGTTACACAACAGCTGAAGCAAGCGTCCAGCGACTCAAAGACACCAGCTGGTGA
- a CDS encoding GNAT family N-acetyltransferase, with amino-acid sequence MIIRELEEKDLNAVSTICMESFLHSVAETVSDEGITTFSNIAAYDAFFDRMQGDNLMLAAQNGSNIEGIIELKEGRHVAMLFIRPDRQKNGTGRKLILSALNHATAETITVNSSLPSVAAYETYGFECTGAVSESAGLVYQPMALKIYPEKHTEST; translated from the coding sequence ATGATCATCAGGGAACTTGAAGAAAAGGACCTTAACGCTGTTAGTACAATTTGTATGGAATCTTTTCTACACTCTGTTGCAGAAACAGTATCTGACGAAGGGATTACGACCTTTTCGAATATCGCAGCATACGATGCATTCTTTGACCGAATGCAAGGTGATAACTTAATGTTGGCGGCTCAAAATGGCAGTAACATCGAAGGCATCATCGAGTTAAAAGAAGGACGTCACGTCGCGATGCTTTTTATTCGACCGGATCGCCAGAAGAATGGCACAGGAAGAAAACTCATTCTTTCCGCCCTGAATCATGCGACGGCTGAAACGATTACCGTCAACTCATCGCTACCTTCGGTTGCCGCTTATGAGACATATGGGTTTGAGTGTACGGGTGCGGTAAGCGAATCAGCCGGCTTGGTTTATCAGCCAATGGCGCTGAAAATTTACCCGGAAAAACATACAGAAAGCACGTGA
- a CDS encoding MmcQ/YjbR family DNA-binding protein, with amino-acid sequence MDHLKVREYLLSKPEAWEDFPFYPDVAVMKVKNKMFATLSPANAKEIEEHGNHYRMNVKCDPDEAIQLRDVFESVTAAYHMNKKHWNTVILNGEVPMGELERMIDNSYALVVKGMTKAERRSLETAYSEGELYGGE; translated from the coding sequence ATGGATCATTTAAAAGTCCGCGAATACTTATTATCCAAACCCGAAGCCTGGGAAGACTTTCCGTTTTATCCGGACGTTGCGGTGATGAAAGTCAAAAACAAAATGTTTGCGACGTTATCGCCTGCTAATGCCAAAGAAATCGAAGAGCACGGAAATCACTACCGAATGAACGTAAAATGTGATCCGGATGAAGCGATTCAGTTACGTGATGTATTTGAATCCGTAACTGCTGCTTACCATATGAATAAAAAACACTGGAACACCGTTATTCTTAACGGCGAAGTACCGATGGGCGAGCTGGAGCGCATGATCGACAATTCCTATGCGCTGGTGGTGAAAGGTATGACAAAAGCAGAGAGAAGGTCGCTTGAGACGGCGTATTCAGAAGGGGAGTTGTATGGGGGAGAGTAA
- a CDS encoding PatB family C-S lyase: MPDFDNTNRAYQHQFIRQNSAMLKSIYGTTEVEPYWIADMDFQVAEPVTAELQRLVDRGRYAYEMVGDEVFNALTNWFQRRHQLGLNPQRFIMAPGVLSAMSLIVRELTNEGDKVLTQIPVYHQFRKLINNANRTLITNALINDERPDGKNGYRMDFADLEQKFADGVKVMILCNPHNPVGRVWKAQELNRVLELADKYNVTIISDEIHADILLHNNRFTSLVSLLQQQDKPGKHIALLGSPAKTFGMQGIATGFIYIEDQALHKRFNNLLESMYLNHGNALSSYATIAAFTHGDAWLDQMLAYLENSLSWITDFIEKELPGVLLSQPEGTYQIWLNFEHSGFSAEQVKQALVAAGMGLSPGGWFQSDNDFYFRMNIAAPLTPIQQGFLQLKQQLSVKAID, translated from the coding sequence GTGCCAGATTTCGACAATACCAATCGCGCCTACCAACATCAGTTTATTCGCCAGAACAGCGCCATGCTGAAATCCATTTATGGCACGACTGAGGTAGAGCCTTACTGGATTGCCGATATGGATTTTCAGGTGGCTGAGCCTGTTACCGCCGAGCTGCAACGTCTGGTTGATCGTGGCCGCTATGCCTACGAGATGGTCGGTGACGAGGTATTTAATGCCCTTACAAATTGGTTCCAGCGTCGTCATCAGCTTGGGTTAAACCCGCAGCGCTTTATTATGGCGCCAGGGGTGTTATCCGCCATGTCGCTGATTGTGCGCGAGCTGACCAACGAAGGCGATAAGGTGCTGACCCAGATTCCGGTGTATCACCAATTTCGCAAACTGATCAACAATGCCAATCGCACGCTGATAACTAACGCGTTAATAAATGACGAGCGCCCTGACGGTAAAAATGGGTACCGCATGGATTTCGCCGATCTGGAGCAGAAGTTTGCCGACGGCGTAAAAGTGATGATTCTGTGCAACCCCCACAATCCGGTAGGTCGGGTGTGGAAAGCGCAAGAACTGAATCGGGTGCTGGAACTGGCGGACAAATACAACGTCACCATTATCAGCGATGAAATTCATGCCGATATTCTACTGCACAATAATCGATTTACCAGCCTGGTTTCTCTGCTGCAACAGCAAGACAAGCCCGGCAAACACATTGCATTATTAGGCTCCCCGGCAAAAACCTTTGGGATGCAGGGCATCGCCACCGGGTTTATTTATATTGAAGATCAGGCATTACATAAGCGCTTTAATAACCTGCTGGAATCTATGTACCTGAATCATGGTAATGCCCTGAGCAGTTACGCCACCATCGCCGCTTTTACCCATGGCGATGCATGGCTCGATCAGATGCTGGCCTATCTGGAGAACAGCCTCAGCTGGATCACTGACTTTATCGAAAAAGAACTGCCTGGCGTGCTGTTATCACAGCCTGAAGGCACCTATCAGATCTGGCTGAACTTCGAGCATTCCGGCTTCAGTGCCGAACAAGTAAAGCAGGCACTGGTTGCAGCGGGCATGGGGTTATCACCCGGAGGCTGGTTCCAGAGCGACAACGATTTCTACTTCCGTATGAATATCGCAGCGCCGCTGACACCGATTCAGCAAGGCTTTCTGCAGCTGAAACAGCAGTTATCAGTAAAAGCTATAGACTGA